A DNA window from Candidatus Protochlamydia naegleriophila contains the following coding sequences:
- a CDS encoding NTP/NDP exchange transporter, translated as MSQDAKQDFGKWRSFFWPVHGYELKKLLPMFFMFFCISFNYTILRDTKDSLIVTAAGAEAIPFLKSFGVVPAAILFMIVYAKLSNMLSRENLFYVTLLPFIIFFGLFAFVMYPAREALMPQASAEALRAYLPGGWSGLAAAYENWMYSIFYILAELWGSVVLSLLFWGFANQITRVTEAKRFYSLFGLGANLALLVSGPAIVYVSDIRKHLPANVDAWQISLNYLMGMVVIAGIAILAIYWWINRNVLTDPRFYDANQTTTKKKKAKMSLGDSFKFLFTSKYILCLAILVIAYGISINLVEITWKNQVKLQYPNPNDYSTFMGWFSTMTGAVTILMMLFVGGNVIRRKGWGFAALITPVVLLVTGIGFFSFVIFRDSLLGYIAAIGSTPLFLAVMFGAAQNIMSKSAKYSLFDPTKEMAYIPLDEDSKVKGKAAVDVVGARLGKSGGSIIQMTLLAFGTLATITPYIGAILMVIIAIWIVAARSLSKQFAKLTAEQNQPTDKSDKTSEATAS; from the coding sequence ATGTCGCAAGATGCGAAACAAGACTTTGGTAAGTGGAGGTCGTTTTTCTGGCCTGTACACGGCTACGAGCTTAAAAAACTTCTCCCGATGTTTTTTATGTTCTTCTGTATTTCTTTCAACTATACCATTTTGAGAGATACAAAAGACAGCTTGATCGTGACAGCTGCAGGTGCTGAAGCAATCCCATTCTTAAAGTCTTTTGGTGTTGTTCCGGCCGCTATTCTATTTATGATTGTCTATGCCAAGCTTAGTAACATGCTTAGCAGAGAAAATCTGTTTTATGTAACTTTGCTTCCTTTTATCATTTTCTTTGGCCTATTTGCATTTGTTATGTACCCAGCCAGAGAAGCTTTAATGCCTCAAGCATCAGCAGAAGCGTTGCGCGCGTATTTGCCAGGTGGTTGGAGCGGATTGGCTGCTGCTTACGAAAACTGGATGTATTCGATTTTCTACATTCTAGCCGAGCTTTGGGGTAGCGTTGTTTTATCATTGTTATTTTGGGGATTTGCTAACCAAATTACTCGTGTAACAGAAGCGAAGCGTTTCTATAGCCTTTTCGGCTTGGGTGCTAACTTAGCGCTCTTAGTTTCTGGTCCTGCTATCGTTTACGTATCTGACATTCGCAAGCACTTGCCAGCTAATGTTGATGCATGGCAAATTTCTCTTAACTACTTAATGGGAATGGTTGTTATTGCAGGTATTGCTATTTTAGCTATTTACTGGTGGATTAATCGCAATGTCTTGACTGATCCTCGCTTCTATGATGCAAATCAAACAACGACTAAGAAGAAAAAAGCTAAAATGTCATTGGGCGATAGCTTCAAGTTCCTCTTCACATCTAAGTACATCCTTTGCTTAGCGATTCTTGTTATTGCTTATGGTATCTCCATCAACCTTGTTGAGATTACATGGAAAAACCAAGTAAAACTACAGTATCCTAATCCAAACGACTATAGTACATTCATGGGTTGGTTCTCTACAATGACTGGTGCAGTAACAATCTTGATGATGTTGTTTGTTGGTGGTAACGTTATTCGTCGTAAAGGTTGGGGCTTCGCAGCTCTCATTACTCCAGTTGTCTTATTGGTTACTGGTATTGGCTTCTTCTCATTTGTTATCTTCAGAGATAGTTTACTTGGTTACATCGCAGCCATTGGATCAACACCGTTGTTCTTAGCCGTTATGTTTGGTGCTGCTCAAAATATCATGAGTAAGTCTGCTAAGTACTCTCTGTTTGACCCAACAAAAGAGATGGCCTACATTCCGTTAGATGAAGATTCTAAAGTAAAAGGTAAAGCTGCAGTTGACGTTGTCGGTGCTCGCTTAGGAAAATCTGGTGGATCGATTATTCAGATGACCTTGTTGGCATTTGGAACATTGGCAACGATTACACCTTATATCGGTGCAATCTTGATGGTGATTATCGCAATTTGGATCGTGGCAGCTCGCTCTTTGAGCAAGCAGTTCGCGAAGCTAACTGCTGAGCAAAACCAGCCAACTGATAAGTCAGACAAAACATCTGAGGCAACAGCTAGCTAA